In Sphingomonas sp. M1-B02, the sequence GTGCTGCATCAATCTCCGTAAGGATCGGCTGATAGGCCGGATTCTTGTGCAGCATCGTAGCGCTATGCCAACTTCCAAGCTCCGCGGTATTCGACTTGTTCACAGCGACGCCGCTTTCGCGCTCGGCGTAAGTCAACTCTAGAAGCCTTTTGTTGATCTCGGCGCAGTTAACCACGTCATACTGATATACCATTGTTGGAAAGTAGTTGTTGCGAACGAACGCTTCAGAAGGGGAGGCCTTCTTGATTAAGGCCCGCGTATTGATATCGTCGGCCCGGTTCGAACCAACTCTTTTGCCAAAATCAGCCGACTTCGCAAATACCGTTTTCGCTTCGAAGCCCACGAATTCCTCGGACGCAATTTCTTGTTCTACAACGTCTGGATGAACTATCGACATGCTCTCTCTCCATCAGGTTGAGATGCTATTCGAGCATTGAACGCAAGCAAGTCTGGGGCGCCAGACGCGAGCAGGTCAAATGCCTCTAGCAAAGCAATGCCGGCCTACTATGGGCCGAGCATAGTAGTCACTAAAAGTAGACCGTTCCCGCGGGGAACACCCTACTGTCGCGCTTTGCTGTACGATCGATGCTCCAACACCACTGGGGGTCAAATGGCACTTACGGATCGCACGAAACAGACAACGCCTGACGAATACTATTATTTGGGATTTGCCCCTGGCCGCCTGAGCGCCGGATACCAAAACATTTCCGACTCAAACGGTCGCTCCTATTAAACACATTTGATGGTCGAGAGTCAATCACGACGGGCACAACAGATCCGCCCCCTATGGAACAGATCCGAGACTCTTCGCCGCATTTGAGTAAGCTTTGATTAGGGGCCTCGGTACGTGGGTGAGCTTCGGGCAAACCCCCCACGATAGACGATTGGGCTGATGAAGGACGTCGCTTCTAGCGGACGCGAAGCATCACCTGCGCTATTGACTATTGGCTTAGGCCAAGTGATCATTTCGTCGATTATACTAAGATAAGGCGTTTGGAGCGATCGATTCGGCGTCTGGGTGCCCCCATCAACCGCCAAGCCAGTTACAGCGGATTTGCCGGCGATAGATTTGATGCGGTGCGCCATTCGAGCGTCGGCGCTACAAGCGGCATATAGTGGGATAGCTAGCAGTTCGGCTATTAGTCTGGCCGAGCTTGCCGGAGGTTCCGTTCGAGAGGGGGGATGTTTGCATGCCATCGCAAGAAAAGCGCGGCCGGCGCTCGTGGACTATTCGAAAACCCCTAGGAATCGGTTTGGCGGCTTTGATTGGCCTGTTTGGCTTTGTCTTCGTGTGGGCTTCGACTTTCAATATTTCCGGCGCCGTCATCGGCAAGGGGCAGGTTCAGGCGTCGGTCAACCGGATTGCCGTTCAGCACCCGATTGGGGGCGTAGTGGCAAAGATTTTGGTGAATAGCGGGGACAAAGTAAAAAGCGGGGACGTCGTTGTGAAACTTGACGACTCATCGCTTCGCTCGGAACTGGCCACGATCGACAGCGAGCTGTTCGAACTGCTCGCCAACGAGGCTCGACTTGAAGCCGAGCTAGAGAACCGCGCGACCCTTGCGCCCCACCCCCTTCTGCAAGAGGCCCGCCAGAACAACCCTGGGGTGGAATCTCTATTGAAACAGCAGCAACGCCAACTCGACGCTCATTTTCGTTCCGTCGGCACGCAGGTTTCCCTTCTGCATAGACAAAGAAGCCAGATTTCGGATGAGGCCATCGGCGTTCAGTCCGCCCTCACGGCCAAGCGTGAAGAGCTCGCGCTTCTAGAAGACGAGCTCTCCCAAGCGAAGCAGAACTTACAAAATGGATATGTTACAAGAACAGTGGTGTCGAACCTGCAGAGAGACACCATAAAAGCTAGGGGCGAGTTAGGTAGCTTGGCTGCAAAGAAGGCTGAGCTGAACGGAAAGGTCGCCGAGCAATCCGTGAAGACCTACGCGGCACCGTTGGATATCAGGGAGGTCAGTGCGGACAGACTTAACTTGTTACGTCAGCAGTCAAAGCGACTGATTGAGAACCGGAACGCGCTCGTTTACAAACTTAGTAAATTGGATGTGCGCGCGCCCGTGGGCGGAAGGGTTTTTGATTCAAAGCTGCTTGGACCACTATCGGTTGTAGAAGCGGCTAAGCCGATCATGTACATCGTGCCGAACGACAAACCGGGCTTAGTGGTAGTCCGCGTCGACGCGACGGATATCGAGCAGGTCCAGGTCGGTCAGGAAACAGGACTCAGGTTCACCACGTTCAATAAAAGATCAACGCCTATCATAGATGGCCGAGTAACGGCCATTTCGGCCGATGCATTTCGCGATGAAAAAACGCAAGCATTTTATTATTTCGTCGACGTCAGTCTCCTGGAAAGCGAGATGCAGAAGCTTGGAAATGTCGAACTGCTTCCAGGAATGCCGGTCGATGCCTTTCTCAAGACAGAAAGCCGCTCGCCCGCGAGCTATGTCATTAGACCGATCACGGACTTTTTCGCCAAGGCCTTTCGCGATTGAGCAGAATGCTGCTGGGCGTTGCTCCTCATCGCCCTAACCCGCGCAAGCCAGTTCCTGCAATGCTTCAAATCCCTAGGGGATAAGAGCTGGTCGTCAAAAGCCTGGCGGGGAACCCTCGGCGCTGTCCGTCTACTGGCCCACAGAGAACCTCAATTCCCGCAACTCCTCCAACCGACGATTAGCCTCAAAGACGCTTTGAATCCAATCTTTGAGACGCGGTTCAGGTATCTAAATCGCGGAGAGGGGGGCGATCGCAGCGTCATCAACGGAAGGGCAAGCGCGGGAGTCGCGAAAGTGACCTTGCCGCCCTCACGGAACCCCGAGCTTCGCCAGACTATCCGGTTTGCTGAATAGCGCATGCGGTAACGTCGACCTCCTCGAGAGAGGACCGTCCCCGGCTCGCGGTCAAACGCTGGTTATCGGCGCTTAGCTTTGGAGTACATCGATCGAACTGCGGCCTCGAGCCGCCCACAAGCCCAGTCGAGTGGCCTTCCGTACGTTGGCGTCGGCATTTCTTATGGCGCTCCTCTCATCGCTCAAACGATAGCAGGGCTTGAACTCGACCGGCTCAGGAAATCTCACCAGCGCCACGCTTCTGAGAAGCGAAGGAATGCCTGCCCTTATGTTGCCATAGAAGGAACGCGGCTTGGGCGGCGCCTCATTGACGTCGACAGATCAGAAAAAAAACCCCCAGCCGAAGCTGGGGGTTCTCTCGAAACCTGGAGAAGGCCGGCTATCGGCCTCTCCCTTGTTTGGTGCGACCGACAGGTCGCCGGTCGCACCTTCACAAGTTCGGACGCCGATTACTCGTTGCCCTCGTCGGCCTCGTTGCCCTCGTCGCCCTCGTCGTTCTCGTCTTGCTCGTTGCCCTCATCGTCCTCGTCATTCTCGTCGTCCTCGTCGCCTTCGTCGCCTTCATCGGCCTCGTCGCCTTCGTCGCCCTCGTCGTCCTCGTCCGCCTCGTCGTCCTCGTTGTCCTCATCGCCGTTGTCGGACTCGTCGCCTTCGTCGCCCTCGACTCCCTCGTCGCCCTCATCGGCCTCGTTGCCCTCGTCATCCTCGTTATTCTCGTCGCCCTCGTCGCTCTCGTCGCCCTCGTCGTCCTCATCGGCCTCGTCGTTCTCGTCAGCCTCATCGTCCTCATCGCCCTGGTTGTCGGCCTCGTCGCCCTCATCGTCCTCGTTGCCCTCGTCGCCCTCGTTGCCCTCGTCGCCCTCGTCGCCCTCGTCGGCCTCGTCGTCCTCGTCACCTTCGTCGCCTTCATTGTCCTCGTCGCCCTCGTCATTGCCGCCGGCCTCGTCGCCCTCATCATTCTCGTTGCCTTCATCGGACTCGTCGCCCTCGTCGGCCTCGTCGTCCTCGTTGTCCTCGTCGTCCTCGTTATTTTCGTCGTCTTCATTGTTGCCGCCGGCGCCGCCCTCGTCGAACTCATCGCCCTCGTTGGCCTCGTCGCCCTCGTCGTGCTCGTTGTCCTCGTCGCTCTCGTCGTCCTCGTCGCCCTCGTCGTTCTCGTTGGCCTCGTCGCCCTCGTTATTCTCGTCGTTCTCGTCGTTCTCGTCGCTCTCATTATCCTCGTTAGTCTCGTCGGCCTCGTCGTTCTCGTTGTTCTCGTCGCCCTCGTCGTTCTCGTTGTCCTCGTTATTCTCGTTATCCTCGTCGCCCTCGTTGTTCTCGTTATCCTCGTCGTTCTCGTCGCCGTCGTCCAAGGTGTTCTCGTCGCCCTCGTCGGCCTCGTCGCCCTCATCGTCCTCGTCGTTCTCATCGCCCTCGTCGGCCTCGTTGCCTTCGTCGTCCTCGTTGTTCTCATCGTTTTCGTCGGCCTCGTCGCCTTCGTCGGCCTCGTTGCCCTCATCGTTCTCGTCGTTCTCGTCGCTCTCGTCGCCCTCGTTGCTCTCGTCGCCCTCGTTGCTCTCATTGCCCTCGTCGTTCTCGTCGTCCTCGTCGCTCTCGTTGTCCTCGTTGCCCTCGTTGTTCTCATTGCCCTCGTCATTCTCGTCCTGACCCTCGGTATCGGGATCAGCAAAGCTGACTGGTGCGAACAGATCATGTGATCCGAAGCTTGCCAGGATCGCGTCGAAAGGATCGAGGCCGGAATCCAGGGCATTTTGCAGCGCGGCCGAAACGCCGTCTGCAGCAACATCTTGAATGGTCGTGTAAGCCATTGTCACCTCCAAATGAGTGCGCGCCGCGGCAACGCCGCGAGCGAGCAGGTTTAGGTTGTGGAAAAATTGGCCGGCCTACACTGGGCCACGCCCCGTAGTGACGCGAGTAGGCAGCTTCCTAGGGAAGCAACCTGCTGTTGCGATTTGCTTGCACAACTCACGGTTTGACACCCATGGGGTCAAAAACGTTCATCGGGTCGTGCGAGGAGATCGCCAAACGACTCCGCCCGAAGCTGAGACACCAAATGATGTCGCGAACTGTCGGACGCTACTAGACGCAACTGCCCGAAACTGCCTTCAACGAGGGAGAATCGGAAGAGACAAAACTACTCCCTTAACTTGACCCTTGCAAGTTACTATTCCCGCTCCACAAGCCGGCATCGAACATACCGCCCGCGCCCATCACCTGATGAGGTCGCGCTCTTAGCGCGCTCCAAGAGTTCCGGGTTAGAGGCCAGCTCAAGGCACAGCCCGTGCATTTCGCGCATGCTTACGCAATCTTCGTTTGGCCGCCAGCCAAGTTGCGCCAAAATAGAGCCGCTTTCTGAGGTAGGGACCCCCCTTGCGGAATTCTGGAGCGAGGTGTTGGGCATGGCATCCTGCCTCTGGATACTCACGGAGATTATCGGAGGCACGCGCCTTGTCCGCCCACACGATGGTATGCGGACCGAGGTGATGGAGCAGGGTGAACCATCTGGCCCGACGGGCCCCCG encodes:
- a CDS encoding HlyD family type I secretion periplasmic adaptor subunit; its protein translation is MPSQEKRGRRSWTIRKPLGIGLAALIGLFGFVFVWASTFNISGAVIGKGQVQASVNRIAVQHPIGGVVAKILVNSGDKVKSGDVVVKLDDSSLRSELATIDSELFELLANEARLEAELENRATLAPHPLLQEARQNNPGVESLLKQQQRQLDAHFRSVGTQVSLLHRQRSQISDEAIGVQSALTAKREELALLEDELSQAKQNLQNGYVTRTVVSNLQRDTIKARGELGSLAAKKAELNGKVAEQSVKTYAAPLDIREVSADRLNLLRQQSKRLIENRNALVYKLSKLDVRAPVGGRVFDSKLLGPLSVVEAAKPIMYIVPNDKPGLVVVRVDATDIEQVQVGQETGLRFTTFNKRSTPIIDGRVTAISADAFRDEKTQAFYYFVDVSLLESEMQKLGNVELLPGMPVDAFLKTESRSPASYVIRPITDFFAKAFRD